Genomic DNA from Panthera leo isolate Ple1 chromosome E3, P.leo_Ple1_pat1.1, whole genome shotgun sequence:
AGTGACAAGGTGACTCAAGTGACCTGGAATGCATAAAGATCCTAAGTCTGACGCACAAGACTCACACCTTAACCTCTCCTTTAGGTCTGCAGTATAGGCCACCGTCTCCAGAACCAAACGCATTCATCAACATTGCCTTCTACACCAGAAATCACGCGAAGCTTAAAGCAGCAATTCGCAAACAGTAACGTGCACAAAAACCACCTAGGCATGTCGTTAACgtgaagattctgattcaggaagtATGGGATGCAGCCTGAGATTACGCATTTCTAGCCATCACCCAGGCTCTGCCTGGTCCTCGAAGAAAGAGGTGCCCTTACTCTGAGAAGGACCCGAGCCACCTGCACCCGTTCGTGCGCCGCTGGCTCCTCAGCCAACCTTGCCTTTTGAAAGGATATTCAAAATCGAAGTCAGACCTTGACCTCCCACAGTCCCAGCCTGTGGAAGTAGGAGACAGGAGTCGTGAACACCTGTAGCCCATCCCAACTGGGAAGGGCAGACGATCCCGCACAGCCCTAAAGGACTGGCGCAGGTGGGCTGAGGAAGGCTCATGGAACCCGCCAGTTGCCCAGGTTTGGTAGGCACCAACCGCAGAGTGCCTCTTCACGCCATTTCCGGGTAAAAGGGTCAGAGCCACTTACGGCAACGCACAGCCCCCACTCCACGCTGGACTTGCCAGCCCGCTGCACTTCGGAGAAAGACTACGCCGCACCTCCCCTCGGAGACTGCACAGAGCGGAGGCTGCGCAGAGCGGAGGCTCCGCCCCTCCCGTCTAATTGGGCAAGAGCCCGGGGGGCGGGAGCGACGCATCCTCTGATCGCATCCGTTTGAGGGCGTGTACAGCGCTTCCGGGAAGTGATACCGCCTGGTCCGCCTCTCCCGCGCTGCGCCTGCGCATGGCCTAGGGAGGTGCTTTTGCGCGCCTGAGTCTCCAGACACCCCGGATTGGGAGGCGGAAGTGCAAAATGTAAAGGGACCCAAAAAGTTTAGTAATCAAAGTAAATAATTCACCaatgcagtgtttttttttttcccaagcaaaGTTAACCGTTTAGCAAAgtatcagaattttaaagataCGATCAGTAAGCTGGCAGTTAATCTAATTTAAGACCTTCACTTAGTCAAGAGAAATTATCAAATAGGGCATTTCTCTCAGTTGAAACAGAGATAGGCAAAGGTTTTGAAAGCTTTACTGATGAGTTTACCTCTACTAAGTTAGTGTCAAAGATTAACACAGCCAGGCATTAAAGCTGTGAAAAACGATTTTATCCAGTAAATACTGACGGTAGGAGAAGGAGCTGAGCTCCATTCCATTCTCTGCAGAGGTGATTGgacattttaaagggagaatggGGAAGTAGGGAGAGGGAATGGAGGGAGCTTGAGCagtcaaggaaatgaaaaattacaaaaagctgGGTAACGGGGTTGGTCCTTGTGAAATCCAAGCGGCTATCTTCAGGTGTTTCTGGAACTAGTTCATTCTTATGGCAGCCTTGGTTTTTCTGAGGCAGGCAGTAAGGGTACCTAGGGTGATACTAGGAATGTGGCCTTGAGATGTTAGATGCTGTGTTAGtgtttgttcaagtcttctaGGTCAAAGTTGAGCACAGTCAAGGAGAGGGAGAAGTCAGACTAGAGTTTGGTCAAGAAAGGACTCTGTCCTTACACAAGTAAAATTGTAAAAGATATTGGTTTGGGTGTAATAAAATATTGTGGTTAAAATAATGtgagtttaggggcacctggctggctcagttagtagtaaaaaaaaatttttttaatgtctatttatttttgagagagagagagagagagagacagaatccaaagaaggctccaggctctgagctgtgctgacagctcagagcctgaagtggggctcgaactcacaaactgtgagatcatgacctgtgccaaagtcacactcttaactgactgagccacccaggtgtcccagcatggagcccacttcacatcctatgtctccctctctctctccccgccccttccccacttttgtgcatgtgtgcacacactctctctctctctctctctctcaaatattaaaaaaattaatatacctacttttaactttttcaatattttttcaaccactttaaatgtaaacaatTAACCATTAACACCTTTAAACCATTAACCattgaaatacattaaaacatgCATATCAGGCTTCATTAAGGTCTGATGTGATGTGGCAGAGAGCTGAGCCAAGCCCATCAACTCCTTtagaaaactttttcatcatcctctACAGTAACCTCCCCATAGTAATTCATTCATATAAtcatttatttgggtaaataattACTGAGCAACTCCCACATTGCAGATACCTTTGAAAAACCTGGTCCCTGCACTCACAGCCAACAGCCTAATTAGGGCAGGgagaataggaagaaaaacacaaagtaattCCCCGAGGGTACTGACTTTTGCTACTCATTATTCATGAAACATGCACTTTATATGTACCAGACCCAGGACCTAACACTGTGTATAAATGTGAATAATGAACCATTTCTTAATTCAAGGACCATATATATTCATGGTGGAAGACCCCAGAAGAATGCAGACATCTGCAGTAGAAGGTTGTACAGGTCCTATAGGAAGGATAAGGCAAGCAGTTCGATTGTGGTGTATTGGTTTTCTAGGCCTGCCATAGCAGAGTACCATAAATTAgtacagaaatttattctctcacagagAGATAAATTTGGCTAGATGTCCAAAATtaaagtgttggcaaggctggTTCGTTCTGGAGACTCTGAGAGAGAACGTGTTTCATGCACCTTTTCAAGCTTCAGTGACTGCCATCAACCCTTAGTGTCCCATCACTTAGGATTGCCTGGGGTCAACAATCCTTAGTGATGCTTGTAGATGTACCACTCCAATGATTGCCAGTCTTCACATGGCAAAGGGTGAAGACTTTTCCCATCCCCGAGGGTCTTTGTGTCTAAGTGTcttcacatgtgttctctctgtgGGTGGCTatgtccaaatttctctcttcttaggAAGACACCAAGTCATTGCCGCATGGCCTACGCCAATTCTGTCTGAACaaatcttaacttgattacatctgtcaataccctacttccaaataaggtcatattcataggtactgggagttagggcCTGAACATCTCTTTTGCCGAATGTGGAACACTATGGTAGGGAATAACATCGAGGAATGATAGGGAGGTAGAATGCAGAGGACTTAGTGACTGATTGGACCTGTGGGATTATGGAAAGCATAGGAGGATTGCAACGTTAATTGGGAACCATTCAGTGAGATAGGCAGTGCAGGCAGGAGAGAAATGTGTCTGCGCTTGGTGGGATGGATCATGGTGTGGAAACCACATGTGGTGCCCCATGGTGGCAGTGGAAACTTGACGGGTTCCACTTAGGAAATGTGGGATGTGAAGACATCCAGGTTGGACTCTGGATACACAGGTTAAGGGGAGGTCAGACCGATATGGCTTCGGAAGTCACCAGAACAAGGAGGTGGTTAGACACAAAGTAGATGTAATTTCCCAGGGACAGCGTATAGAGTgaaaagaaatccaagtataaaacccaagaggaaaacaaatgctTATGAGATGGTAGAAAAGGAGGAGGTGGCAAAACAAAGGGGGCAAAAAGACACAGTCAAAAACAAGCGTTTTAAGGAGCTAATGGGGTagtgagttttaaaaagaaacaaatgctaAACAAGGCCACATGCAcagaaaaatcaagcaaaatgaCTCAATAGCAACACTGTATTTTGCAAAATTAtatcctcaaattaaaaaatactgaatgttTCAATAAATGGTTACTAATGTGGCAAATGGACTAGACCCTAGTGCTTAACCTTTTGTTACACAACAGGGTAgatctgttcttttcctttgttgtCATTCTGCTACAATTATTAAAAGATGTCTCAGGTTGGGTTCTCAGAAGGCACATGCTTTTTGTTGACCTATTCAATGTTAAAGGTTTGCTTGTGTAATATGGGTCAGGAGCCAAGATTTTTATGGTGCCCAAGGTGAATAGTTTCTGTATGTGATCCCTGAACATCCACAATTTATAGAGGGCCCTAAGGGCAAAGAGGAAAAGCGGAGAGGAAGCAGCAATAAACAGACGACACAGAATCACGTACATAATAAGTCAAAGAGGAGTTTCCTGTGGGAACtcaggagagagaatgagaatctaaGCCTAGAGGAATCATCAAAGGCTTCCTAGGGGAAATATCGACTTGGATCTTGAAGGTTCAGAGAAGGTTTGGCCCTCGGATAGAAGGACTAGGCGCCCTGAACACATGACATAGCAAATGTTAATCTGTTTCTCCAAAATCAAAGGAACATCTTATGCTAAATATACTCCCATAAGGCAAGGCAATCAAATTGGGTGATGAGACACTGACACAGATTGtttctgccccccctccccgccaaattaatatgttgaaacctaaccccccAATGGgtagtatttggaggtgggacctttgggagttGACTAGGTCATGAGCTGCAGAGCCTTCATGAAGGGATGAGTGCCTTCATAAAACAGACCCCAGaaagctccctcaccccttccaccacATGAGGACATAGAAAGAAAAACCAGGAAGCCGGCTTTCATCAGACACGAAATCTGCTGACACCTCgatctttaagaaataaaagtttgtCGTTCAAGCTACCCCAgtgtatggtatttttgttagaGCAGACTAAACGGACTAGTGAGAGCACTAAAAATTATGAAGTGTTCTTTGGATTCTATGTGACGCTAAGAAATGTACCTTGAGCCAAAGGACGGGCTGTCTCAGCACAGGAACACTTGAGCCCAGAGAGAACCTCAGTGAGTGGTTTTCACCTCTATTGTTATTACCCTCAGTAGACATCAGATTTCCTTTTGGGGTTTCTAggctcactcttttttttaaatgtttatttctatttttgagacagagagagagagagaggaagcacaagcagggggaggggcagacagagaggggcacacagaatcccaagcagacttcaggttctgagccatcagcagagaacccaacaatggggctccaacccatgaactgtggagatcatgaccccagctgaagtcggatgctgaaccgactgagatGCGCCAAGGCTCACTCTTGATAATGAGCAATCATCCAGTAACTCCAAAGCAGCATGATGGTCAACTCAGAAAATTACACTAGAACCTCCTGCAgacattaaaggggaaaaaaataccaattCCTGGATCCCACTCCAGAAAATAAGATTTAATTGGTCAAAGTTGGGTCCAACATCTGTATATACGCTGTCAAAGCTCCCCAAGTGATACTATTATGTATCCAAGATTGAAAAAACACTGCCTTATTCTGAGAGCATTTCCAAAAaaggaagtggggaaaaaatTATTACATGTAACTTTTTAGCGCGATCACCCAGAAATGAAAAACTTGTCCTTAGGCAAAGCAATATGAAATACaataattagaaacaaataaaattaccTATTTAAAGGAACAGGGTTGTACTTAAGTCTGAGTTCATTCATAACTGTGTACTGAGAGTATTCTAAGTTCCTTGCAAACACTTTGATTACTACATTCAGTGAATTGGCAAAGATTAAAATGCTGGGAATGATAGGTCCATTCTACTGTCATCACTAAGAGCATGTCTTCCTGTCCATCATTTTTCGTAGGGCCCCCTTCAAGTCcctgttcctcaggctgtagatgaaggggttcagcatgggggtCACCACGGTATACATCACAGTAGCTGCTGTGTCCTTCTCAGAAGAGTGTGAGGACAGAGGGTTGAAATACACAGCAATGATGGTGCCATAGAAGAGGGAAACCACGGCCAGGTGCGAGCCACAGGTCGAGAAGGCTTTCCATCTTCCTTTCGTGGACGGGACTCTCAGGACAGCGCAGGTAATATGCACATACGAAGCCAGGatgcaaataaatggagagatcatgatcAGAGAACCCTCAGTCAGAATCATCACCTCATTGAGGTGGGTGTCAGAGCAGGACAGTTTCAGGAGGGGAGTCACATCACAGAAGAAGTGGGGGATGGCATTGTCTGCACAGAACGAGAGTCGAGCCATCAGCAGGGTATGCAGTAGAGCATTCAGGTTGGCAATGACCCATGACCCAGCAACCAGCAGGGCACAGAGCTGGTGGGTCATCTTTGTCGAGTAGTGTAAGGGGTGACATATGGCAACaaagcggtcataggccatcacagcCAGGAGGAAATTGTCCATGTCAGCAAgctcaaagagaaaaaacatctGTGTGAGACACCCAGAGAAGGAGATGGCCTGAGTCCCAAGGATGTGGTTGGCCAGCATCTTGGGGACGGTGGTGGTGGAGAAGCAGATGTCCACAAAGGACAGGTGGCTGAGGAGGAAGTACATGGGGATGTGCAGGCGGGGGTCCACGCAGATGGCCAGGAGGATGAGCAGGTTTCCCAGGACCGTGGCCAGGTACATGCTCAGGAAGAGCGCAAAGAGggcctgctgctgctggggctgcCTGGAGAGCCCGAGGAGGAGGAACTCGGAGACACTTGACTGGTTTGCTCCTCTCATGAGGCTGGACTCAGATAAATAGACAGCAGTGAAATCAGATACCTATACAGGGATCATTAACAAATCAGACTCCAGGCACGATCACTTTTGCAAATCAGTTCATAGAATCGCTAAGAGGATGTGCCCGTCCAACCCATACTCCCAACTTCCGAACAGAGTTCTGATGTTTTTCCTACTGGATTCACTAATCCTTACTTTGTATTGAGAAACAcacagtaggggtgcctgggtggctcagtcagttaagcgtcctactctgggtcaggtcatgatctcacagctcctgagtttgagtcctgacttagactctgtgctgagagctcagaacctggagcctgctgtggattctgtgtctccctctctgtctgtccctgtcttgggctctctctctctcaaaaataaataaacataaaaaaaaacagaaacattaacaCTTAAAAAGAGACAGATATCCACACACCTGACTCTATGTGTCTCTGCTTACATTTCCTAGTTCTCCCCCTGACCCACTCAACTCCTATATAGTTCATaaagagatgagagaaaaaacCGATTATTACTGGGTTCTTCCTAAGTAACATACGATGCCACTCTGGCATTAACTTCCTCTATTTGGAAGATAGAGCAGAggaagtttctaaaaaaaaaaatatatatatatatatagatagatatagatatagatatagatatagatatatagatatatagatagatatagatagatatatatatagatatatatatcttgatAGAAACCAATGTCTCTACTGCTGTCATCTTACCTGAGGGAGTTTGGGGCTATTTCTACCATGTGTTATTCACCTCTGCATAACTGGTCAACACCTCTCTTCATTGTAGGGATTGGAATGTCTTGCAAACAGAGGTAGGTACTGAGTGACTGAAGAGCAGGGGGTTCATGGTCTTAGTCCTCTGTTTGGGAAAGATGTTTGGGGCAATCACAGAGCAAGCATTTACAGGAGCTTCACATCCACTGGGACCAGATTCCCTGAGAGCCTCattagagaggagaaaagaatgattGTCTTGCCAACTTTTGGCCCTTTGGACGAAACAGTAATGACAAAGAATACTATCTAAGGTTTTATTGGTAACCCTTGAGACAGAACATGGAAGATACTAGAAATGAAGCCAGCTTGATGGAGACAAGTCCCAGACAAAATTCTCCTGGACCTGAGTGATCTGGGCctgtgcacatatatgtgtgaAAATTCAGTTATTAAATCCCTGTCCTTCTTACTTCCTCTTTTAAGACCCTGGGCTATTCTTTCGTTTCCATATAACTCTGGTTTTCTTAGGCCTACTTATCTTCAGAGAAGATGAGTGATGCCTGAtcttctccattttgcagatgggaatgTTGAGAGCACAGTACAGAGCTGAGCATAATCCATCATGGCATCATGGATAAAGGATAGCCTGATTCTAAGGGATGTTGTCTCTAGGAGAACTCAGCATGCTGTCATTTGCAAACTCCAGGCCTCAGGGGCAGATACCTTTGGGATTTCAATCCAACTTacattgttttaccttttttcctgGACAGAAGCTCCTAATCCAAATAGTAGTAACTGTGGGGCCCCAGACGCCATTTTTGGTCCATATGCCCTTTCCTTCACCATAGCTGATTGGACCAGGGTATTTGGAACTAGGATTGAAGGAGAGCCAGTCCATCTCATTATGTGGCTTGGCTGGAATGTATAGATCCAACCATCTTCTGCCTGCCCACTGCCATCTGATGgactgagaggcagagaagggttgaagaaataaatatagagaaagaagATATTCATTGGAGAAAATCTTCATGGTGTTCCAATTCTGGGATCGAGTGTTTTCCTGACGATTGGTTACATTCCAGCATGTTTCACTCTGGGTTCTTGCTTGCAAACAAGAAACAGCAATAGTGGTTAATTTTAGCAGAAAAAGAATATTGATTCCATCAGTGAATGAGTGGATAATCAACTCGTACTctatatgacctgagctgaaatcaagacttggctgcttaactaactgagccacccaggcacccctaagtgacATTTTCAAAGTATATAATATGCAATACAGCCTTGTGGTTGAGCATATGTGCTCTGGTCAGCCAACATGGCTCAGCCCTCCTTATTGTTGTCAGAGCATCAtcataattaaaatgataaatgaagaagtaggaaacaaaaatattcagaattcaggtttttctgatactttttctttcttcttgatcaTCTTCTGCATTTTCCAAAAACTTTTTTCAATAAGCAGTGTCAAGAACTATAAAGGGTCTGAGACTTTACCCTGCTTACAAGTTAACAAGCTAGTCTGCAAATTTCACGGCGAGtggcagaagacacaaaactCTTGGGTCcgagacaaaggactttattactcaCACGAATAATAGGACCCAGCGTATCAGCATTTATACCAGTTCCCTAAGCCCCAGTTCCCACGGAATGACATGAATAAGGCCAGGCAGCACCTGTGTACATAGTGGGCGATTTAGAGGAGAGGACGCCCAACCTTAAAAAATCAAACCTTTGTAATTGGCAAAAAGCCTTCCTGATGTTTCCCCAGAAGAAAACATTATATTTATTAGAGTGGACAGTGAAAAACCCTCCATTTGCTCTGGAAAGGCACCATTTTCATCTTCCAAGGCCACTCACTATAGAAACATTCTTGAAGAGATTATATAGAACAGAAGCACTCACTGTCACTGCTcacaaaatgtacagaaaaacAAGAGACCCATGGAATATTGTCTCCCATCaaacatgtattaattttatactcataaagttttatttgttttttaacagtgAATAGGAGACGGAGGCTTTCGTAGTTGAGTAATTTCAGGTGAAGTATTGTATTCCAATTTTTTCTCATgtactagaagaaaaaataaataaaaagaacaaccTGACAAGCAGGGAAAGAATCCTTCATCCAAGTCAACTATTTCAGAAAGTCCAAGAGAACGAGCCAACACAGTCCAAGAAAAAGTAGAGATAGGGATTTCATATTAACCGTAAGGAGTATTTGATtaatattaaaaggattaaagAGAACAAAGATCTTTCTGTTACAAAAAGATACAATCCATAATAAAGGTACAACCTTCATGAACCTCTATGGCCTCCAAAACTTTACatcaaataagaaaagtaaaagttaTTAATAGATAGAAAAATAGTTGAAATGTTCATTATAAAGCCTTACAGATCAATCAATAAAAACACTAAGTATCAGAACATTATCATCTTCATATACACGTATTTGAATTCTATCTTACAGATATAGCTATATCTTAGAAACAAACCAGATTGAAGTCCATGTCATATAAAAAGACAGACCCCCCCCCTCCAAGGATTCAGAGAGGGTGTCAAAGGTAGAAGGGTAAAGATGAGCTGGTGTTCTTGGTTGACACAGTGGAGCGGGAAGCCCCTGTGGGTGTAGCCACCATGGCCCAGAGTCAGACTTCAGTGGAGAATAAAGTAAATCTGTGCTCGGATAGCTGCAACCTGAGGCCATAGGAGGGTGCAAGAGTTGTCCCCAAAGGGTTGTGAGCCACAATCATCAATGCTGCAGCAAAAAGGTCTACAGCAGACCACACAAGACTGAGATTCAGGAGCTGCACTGTTTGCTAGTCATTCACACAATCATGCCAATGGACGGGTCCAACTTCCGGTTCTCTCTCTTCACctgggtggggaaaggaggaCTGGCTGATCCCTCTGAATGAGCTTCTGGGTGCTTTGACACCAAGAAAGAAGGACTGGATACCCCTGATAATAAGTGACAGGTAAGGTGGGGCAGAAATAATGAAGACATAAAGAAGTTCTGACCTTAATTTCTATTGCAAGCTGAAGAAATTGGTCAGGGAGGCTACATGTGGGATTAAGGGACACAAACAGGGAATTACGCACCAGGAAGTATGTGGCAGCATTTCTTGTAGTACCGAAACACTCGAAATTGTTCAGAGTCAGGGAATGCATTCGTGAATGGATCAAATATTATGTGGCCATTAAAATCACATTTCTAAGACTTCTACTGACATGGTAAGAAGGAAGTGGAAAATTGGAACACAAAAttatatggcaagatttcaggcaacttttc
This window encodes:
- the LOC122210003 gene encoding olfactory receptor 1F1-like, which gives rise to MRGANQSSVSEFLLLGLSRQPQQQQALFALFLSMYLATVLGNLLILLAICVDPRLHIPMYFLLSHLSFVDICFSTTTVPKMLANHILGTQAISFSGCLTQMFFLFELADMDNFLLAVMAYDRFVAICHPLHYSTKMTHQLCALLVAGSWVIANLNALLHTLLMARLSFCADNAIPHFFCDVTPLLKLSCSDTHLNEVMILTEGSLIMISPFICILASYVHITCAVLRVPSTKGRWKAFSTCGSHLAVVSLFYGTIIAVYFNPLSSHSSEKDTAATVMYTVVTPMLNPFIYSLRNRDLKGALRKMMDRKTCS